In Panthera uncia isolate 11264 chromosome B4, Puncia_PCG_1.0, whole genome shotgun sequence, one genomic interval encodes:
- the TROAP gene encoding tastin, producing MTTLQATKDPFLRGVSPTPSKIPVRSQRRQPLPTVKPRILDQENQDPKRLVQKLSIQHPVDSAGPTPKVTHQTEKSERSLESTQLRNPLEELRPSPGGQNVGPRPPPQTEAPGTIEFVADPAALATILSGEGVKSCRLGRQPSLAQRVLVRGSQGGTIRRGQGARASAYLAPRTPTHRLDPARASCFSRLEGPGPRGRTLCPQRLEALIPPSGPSVHPSAHPSFQELRRGTGGSSRTSVSQTSGLLLETSVQPAPSLPEGEHEVVTHSDEGGGGPLGLAQRVPLREITHTRDGRASHLIPSPGRVVPPSITHPSPFGQAQRVPSPRTSAPTSYSVLRRLAVCPKTQFTPILSAPRVQQAQCLSGLSPQSCPEDPALPWEQIAIRLFDQESCVSLHEGPGKPAMAAPHGPHPGTTPKLQELKMQRISILQQLLRQEVEGLTGGKCVPLNGGSSLDMVELQPLLAEMSRTLNAPEKNSGDLHPPGLLQNPGLPKPCLPEECGEPQPCPGTKLEIAQPCPATDPGPPESSHSREPGIPESPVQEQPEVSEPCPPVEPGPLQADSHGQTGLLEPSPRIEPGASEACFLEPRSPESSPRPCCSPWAPATTNLIFSSQRPLCASPPIHSLRSLRPPTGQAGPSNLAPRTLALRQRLKACLTAIHCFHEARLDDECAFYTSRAPPSGPTRVCTNPVATLLEWQDALCFIPVGSAAPQDSLS from the exons ATGACTACCCTCCAAGCCACAAAGGATCCTTTCCTGAGGGGTGTATCTCCTACCCCTAGCAAGATTCCCGTACGTTCTCAGAGACGCCAGCCTCTCCCTACAGTCAAACCCCGCATCCTGGATCAGGAGAACCAAGATCCAAAG AGACTGGTGCAGAAGCTCAGTATTCAACACCCCGTCGACTCAGCCGGCCCCACGCCAAAAGTCACACATCAAACGGAGAAATCAGAAAGATCACTGGAGAGCACTCAGCTCCGGAACCCCTTGGAGGAACTGAGGCCTAGCCCTGGGGGACAAAATGTGGGACCTAGGCCCCCTCCCCAGACAG AGGCTCCAGGGACCATAGAGTTTGTGGCTGACCCTGCAGCCCTGGCCACCATCCTGTCAGGTGAGGGGGTGAAGAGCTGTCGCCTGGGGCGCCAGCCCAGTCTGGCTCAGAGAGTACTGGTTCGAGGGAGCCAGGGAGGCACCATCCGTAGAGGCCAG GGTGCCCGGGCCTCTGCATATTTAGCCCCTAGAACTCCCACCCACCGACTGGACCCTGCCAGGGCTTCCTGCTTCTCGAGGCTGGAGGGACCAGGACCCCGCGGCCGGACCTTGTGTCCCCAGAGGCTAGAGGCTCTG ATTCCACCTTCAGGACCTTCCGTTCACCCCTCTGCGCACCCCAGTTTCCAGGAGCTAAGAAGAGGGACAGGTGGTAGCAGCCG GACTTCAGTGAGCCAGACCTCAGGATTACTCCTGGAGACCTCAGTTCAGCCTG ctccctctctccctgaagGAGAACATGAAGTTGTTACTCACTCTGATGAAGGAGGAGGGGGCCCCCTAGGTCTGGCCCAGCGGGTACCATTAAGAGAGATAACCCACACCAGG GACGGCCGTGCCTCCCACCTGATACCCTCCCCTGGCCGTGTGGTGCCACCTTCCATCACCCACCCATCACCCTTTGGACAGGCTCAGCGTGTACCCTCGCCTCGCACCTCAGCTCCA accTCGTATTCAGTTTTGCGGCGTCTTGCCGTTTGCCCCAAAACCCAGTTCACACCCATCCTGTCGGCCCCCAGAGTTCAGCAG GCCCAGTGTTTGAGTGGCCTCTCCCCTCAGTCTTGCCCTGAagaccctgccctgccctgg GAGCAGATTGCAATCCGGTTATTTGACCAGGAGAGCTGCGTGAGTTTGCATGAGGGTCCTGGGAAACCCGCCATGGCAGCTCCTCATGGACCCCACCCTGGCACAACCCCCAAGCTCCAGGAGCTGAAGATGCAG CGCATCAGTATCCTGCAGCAGCTGTTGCGACAGGAGGTAGAAGGGCTCACAGGGGGCAAGTGTGTCCCCCTGAATGGAGGCTCCTCTCTGGATATGGTTGAACTTCAGCCCCTGCTGGCTGAGATGTCTAGAACTCTCAATGCCCCAGAGAAGAATTCAGGGGACTTACACCCTCCCGGACTGTTACAGAACCCTGGGCTACCAAAGCCCTGCCTCCCAGAGGAGTGTGGGGAACCACAGCCCTGCccaggaacaaagctggagatagcTCAGCCCTGCCCTGCAACAGATCCAGGGCCCCCAGAGTCCAGCCATAGCAGGGAGCCTGGGATACCAGAATCCCCTGTCCAGGAACAGCCTGAGGTATCAGAGCCCTGCCCTCCAGTAGAGCCTGGACCCCTTCAGGCAGACTCCCACGGGCAGACTGGACTCCTAGAGCCCTCCCCTAGGATAGAGCCTGGGGCATCAGAGGCCTGCTTCCTGGAACCTAGAAGTCCAGAGTCCAGCCCACGGCCCTGCTGCAGTCCGTGGGCACCAGCCACCACCAACCTGATCTTCTCCTCCCAACGCCCACTCTGTGCCAGCCCCCCTATTCACTCACTCCGGTCACTGAGGCCCCCAACAGGCCAGGCAG GCCCCAGCAACCTGGCCCCTCGAACCCTGGCTCTGAGGCAGCGCCTCAAAGCATGTTTGACTGCCATCCACTGCTTCCACGAGGCCCGCCTGGATGATGAATGTGCCTTCTACACCAGCCGAGCCCCACCCTCAGGCCCCACCCGGGTCTGCACCAACCCTGTGGCTACATTACTTGAATGGCAGGACGCCCTG TGTTTTATTCCAGTTGGTTCTGCTGCCCCACAGGACTCTCTATCATGA
- the C1QL4 gene encoding complement C1q-like protein 4, which translates to MVLLLLVAIPLLVHSSRGPAHYEMLGRCRMVCDPHGPRGPGPDGAPSSVPPFPPGAKGEVGRRGKAGLRGPPGPPGPRGPPGEPGRPGPPGPPGPGPGGVAPPAGYVPRIAFYAGLRRPHEGYEVLRFDDVVTNVGNAYEAASGKFTCPMPGVYFFAYHVLMRGGDGTSMWADLMKNGQVRASAIAQDADQNYDYASNSVILHLDVGDEVFIKLDGGKVHGGNTNKYSTFSGFIIYPD; encoded by the exons atggtgctgctgctgctggtggccaTTCCGCTGCTGGTGCACAGCTCCCGCGGGCCGGCGCACTATGAGATGCTGGGTCGCTGCCGCATGGTGTGCGACCCACACGGGCCTCGAGGCCCTGGACCCGACGGCGCGCCCTCCTCCGTGCCCCCCTTCCCTCCCGGCGCcaagggagaggtgggcaggcGCGGGAAGGCAGGTCTGCGAGGGCCACCGGGACCCCCAGGTCCCAGAGGGCCTCCAGGAGAGCCGGGCAGGCCAGGTCCACCAGGTCCTCCCGGCCCAGGCCCTGGCGGGGTGGCGCCCCCTGCCGGCTACGTGCCTCGAATTGCCTTCTACGCGGGTCTGCGGCGGCCACACGAAGGTTATGAGGTGCTGCGCTTCGACGACGTGGTGACCAACGTGGGAAACGCTTACGAGGCGGCCAGCGGCAAGTTCACCTGCCCCATGCCAGGTGTCTACTTCTTCGCTTACCATGTGCTCATGCGCGGCGGTGACGGCACCAGCATGTGGGCCGACCTGATGAAGAATGGACAG GTCCGGGCCAGCGCCATTGCTCAGGACGCGGACCAGAACTACGACTACGCCAGCAACAGCGTCATCCTGCACCTGGATGTGGGCGATGAAGTCTTCATCAAGCTGGACGGCGGGAAGGTGCACGGCGGTAACACCAACAAGTACAGCACCTTCTCTGGCTTCATCATCTACCCGGATTGA
- the DNAJC22 gene encoding dnaJ homolog subfamily C member 22 isoform X2 yields MAKGLLVTYALWAVGGPAGLHHLYLGRDTHALLWMLTLGGGGLGWLWEFWKLPSFVAQANRPQRQRQSSVGRTPPLSFIRFVAQVIVGIYFGLVALISLSFMANFYIVGLPLAVGLGVLLVAAVGNQTSDFKNTLGAAFLISPIFYGRPIAILPISLAASITAQKHRRYKTSVGSETLSVRLYRLGLAYLAFTGPLAYSTFCNTAATLSYVAETLGSFLSWFSFFPLLGRITESVFLLPYRIWRLLVGDPGFSNNSFREWEKLYEFVNSFQDEKRQLAYQVLSVSEGATNEEIHRRYRELVKIWHPDHNRHQTEEAQRHFLEIQAAYEALSQPRKPKGSWR; encoded by the exons ATGGCCAAAGGGCTCTTGGTGACCTATGCCCTTTGGGCTGTAGGAGGCCCTGCTGGGCTCCACCACCTGTACCTGGGGAGGGACACTCATGCACTGCTCTGGATGCTTACCCTGGGGGGTGGCGGGCTGGGCTGGCTCTGGGAATTCTGGAAGCTCCCGAGCTTTGTAGCTCAGGCCAACAGAccccagaggcagaggcagagctcAGTAGGGAGGACACCCCCTCTCAGTTTCATTCGCTTTGTTGCCCAGGTGATAGTGGGCATCTATTTTGGCCTGGTGGCTCTCATTAGCCTTTCTTTCATGGCCAACTTCTATATTGTGGGCCTTCCACTGGCAGTTGGCTTAGGGGTCTTGCTTGTGGCTGCTGTTGGCAACCAGACCTCAGACTTTAAGAATACGCTAGGGGCAGCATTTCTTATTTCCCCTATCTTCTACGGCCGCCCCATAGCCATCCTTCCCATCAGCTTGGCTGCCAGCATCACAGCCCAGAAGCATCGCCGCTATAAGACTTCAGTTGGGTCAGAGACACTCAGTGTCCGGCTCTACCGTCTGGGCTTGGCTTACCTTGCTTTCACAGGCCCACTAGCCTACAGCACCTTCTGCAACACAGCAGCCACCCTTAGCTATGTGGCAGAGACCCTTGGCTCCTTTTTGAGTTGGTTCAGCTTCTTCCCCCTCCTTGGCCGCATCACAGAGTCTGTCTTCCTTCTGCCTTACCGGATCTGGAGGCTGCTGGTGGGGGATCCTGGTTTCAGCAACAACTCCTTCCGTGAGTGGGAGAAGCTCTATGAGTTTGTTAACAGTTTTCAGGATGAGAAGCGTCAGCTGGCTTACCAG GTTTTGAGTGTCTCAGAGGGggcaacaaatgaagaaatacatcGAAGATACCGGGAGCTAGTGAAGATCTGGCACCCTGATCACAACCGACACCAGACAGAGGAGGCTCAGAGGCACTTCCTGGAGATCCAGGCTGCATATGAAGCCCTGAGTCAGCCCAGAAAGCCCAAGGGATCCTGGAGGTGA
- the DNAJC22 gene encoding dnaJ homolog subfamily C member 22 isoform X1 has translation MAKGLLVTYALWAVGGPAGLHHLYLGRDTHALLWMLTLGGGGLGWLWEFWKLPSFVAQANRPQRQRQSSVGRTPPLSFIRFVAQVIVGIYFGLVALISLSFMANFYIVGLPLAVGLGVLLVAAVGNQTSDFKNTLGAAFLISPIFYGRPIAILPISLAASITAQKHRRYKTSVGSETLSVRLYRLGLAYLAFTGPLAYSTFCNTAATLSYVAETLGSFLSWFSFFPLLGRITESVFLLPYRIWRLLVGDPGFSNNSFREWEKLYEFVNSFQDEKRQLAYQVLSVSEGATNEEIHRRYRELVKIWHPDHNRHQTEEAQRHFLEIQAAYEALSQPRKPKGSWRSSQQH, from the exons ATGGCCAAAGGGCTCTTGGTGACCTATGCCCTTTGGGCTGTAGGAGGCCCTGCTGGGCTCCACCACCTGTACCTGGGGAGGGACACTCATGCACTGCTCTGGATGCTTACCCTGGGGGGTGGCGGGCTGGGCTGGCTCTGGGAATTCTGGAAGCTCCCGAGCTTTGTAGCTCAGGCCAACAGAccccagaggcagaggcagagctcAGTAGGGAGGACACCCCCTCTCAGTTTCATTCGCTTTGTTGCCCAGGTGATAGTGGGCATCTATTTTGGCCTGGTGGCTCTCATTAGCCTTTCTTTCATGGCCAACTTCTATATTGTGGGCCTTCCACTGGCAGTTGGCTTAGGGGTCTTGCTTGTGGCTGCTGTTGGCAACCAGACCTCAGACTTTAAGAATACGCTAGGGGCAGCATTTCTTATTTCCCCTATCTTCTACGGCCGCCCCATAGCCATCCTTCCCATCAGCTTGGCTGCCAGCATCACAGCCCAGAAGCATCGCCGCTATAAGACTTCAGTTGGGTCAGAGACACTCAGTGTCCGGCTCTACCGTCTGGGCTTGGCTTACCTTGCTTTCACAGGCCCACTAGCCTACAGCACCTTCTGCAACACAGCAGCCACCCTTAGCTATGTGGCAGAGACCCTTGGCTCCTTTTTGAGTTGGTTCAGCTTCTTCCCCCTCCTTGGCCGCATCACAGAGTCTGTCTTCCTTCTGCCTTACCGGATCTGGAGGCTGCTGGTGGGGGATCCTGGTTTCAGCAACAACTCCTTCCGTGAGTGGGAGAAGCTCTATGAGTTTGTTAACAGTTTTCAGGATGAGAAGCGTCAGCTGGCTTACCAG GTTTTGAGTGTCTCAGAGGGggcaacaaatgaagaaatacatcGAAGATACCGGGAGCTAGTGAAGATCTGGCACCCTGATCACAACCGACACCAGACAGAGGAGGCTCAGAGGCACTTCCTGGAGATCCAGGCTGCATATGAAGCCCTGAGTCAGCCCAGAAAGCCCAAGGGATCCTGGAG GTCATCCCAACAGCATTGA